In Lentimicrobium sp. L6, the genomic window TATTAAAAATATAGATATGAAAAAAATATTAATATTAGGAGTTTTACTCTTGTTACTCGTAGATGTGAAGGCACAGCAAGAAGCTATGTATACACATTACTCTTTCAATACTTTATCCATTAATCCTGCTTATGCAGGAACTCGTGATGCTTTGACCATGACTGGTTTGCATCGTTCCATGTGGGTGGGTTTTCCTGGTGCTCCAAAGACACAAACCTTTACAGCACATTCTCCTGTTTTCCATGAGAATATTGGATTGGGATTAACTGTAGTTAATGATCAGATTGGGCCTACTCAACAAACTTCATTTAGTATTGATTATGCTTTTAGAATTAAAGTAGGAGAAAATGCTAAACTATCATTTGGATTAAAAAGTGGATTGAGCTTTCTATCAAATGATTTAAGTAGGATACATACCACAGAAGAGAACGACCCCGTATTTCAATCGGATTATACCAGTGACTTGTTACCTATTTTTGGATTTGGATTATACTATTATACTCCGAAGTTTTATGCAGGCTTATCTGTTCCTAGGTTAATAAAGAATGACTTTTTTACCAATACTACCTATGGAGGAGTCAAAGGAAATGAACGACATTATTTCTTTATTGCTGGGGCTATATTCTCATTAACAAGCGATGGTAGAATTAAACTAAAACCAACCACCTACATAAAAGTATCGGAAGGTGCTCCAATTGAAATGGATTTAACAGCGCTGTTTTATATCAATGATGTTATTTGGGTGGGTCCCATGTTTAGAACTGGAGATGCTGTTGGTGGACTTGCAGGAATTAACATTACAAAGCAGCTTTCTGTGGGATATTCATTCGATTGGTCTTATGCCAATACCACATCAAAATATAATGATGGTTCACATGAAATCATGTTGCGATATGATTTTATATTCAAGGATAAAGGTAAAATCAGTTCACCACGTTATTTCTAATTTTTAAGGAAGTAGAAAGGTAAACTAAAGTACGAATGTAAAATACTGAAGAAATTAAATAATAAAATATCATGGTAAGAAGGATATATTTAAGCATCGCATTTTTGGGAATCGTTTTGGTTTCCATTGCGCAAGATACTGACCATATAAAACTAAAAAAGGCAAATGATTATTTCGATAACTTTTCATTTAATAAAGCTATTGAAAAATACAAGGAGTCTGGAGATAGAAGTTTAAATACGCTGAGGAACTTAGCTATTAGTTATTCTAAAATAGAGGATTATCAGAAGGCAGAAGAGTTGTTTTCTGAGATCGTAACTATTGATAGTTCTAAAGCCGAAGATTTATTTCTATATGCTTCACTTCTTGAAATCAATCAGAAATATGATGAGGCAAAGAATTGGATGGAACTATTTTCTTTACAATCGCCGAATGACAAACGAGTCATCAGCTTTTTAGAAAATGATGACTATTCTTCCTTCTTAGAGGATAAAGGGCAATTTATAATTGAACATCTTCCTTTTAATACCGAACATCAGGAATTTGGTGCCGTATATTTCCAAGAGTCTATACTTTTTGCTTCAACCCGAAAAAAGATGCAAAGCATACAAAGAGAATGGAATTGGAACGAATTACCTTATTTAAGCTTATACGAAGTAGCAAAAGAAGAGGGAGGAGAACAATGGACCAGCGTTTCCAACTTCTCTAGAAAATTAGATAAGAAATATCATGATGGGCCAGTGGCTTTTAATTCGAACCAAACCAAAATGTATTTAACGAGAAATAATTATGGTGAGAAAAGTGTTGATGGGGCCGTGAAATTGAAATTATTTAGTTCAGATATAGATGAGGATGGTAATTGGTCTGACTTGGAAGCTTTTCCGTACAATTCACCAGAATATTCTATGGGGCATGCCAGCATTACTGAAAATGGAGAGTGGATGTATTTTGCTTCGGATATGCCAGGAGGTTTTGGTGGGGTTGATATTTATAAAGTGAAAATAAATACGGATGGTTCTTATGGAGAACCTATTAACTTAGGAGAACAAGTGAATACAGAGGCCAATGAGATGTTTCCTTTTATCCATAGAAGTGGAATCTTGTTTTTTGCTTCAGATGGATTGTCAGGTTTAGGGGGTCTCGATTTATTTTATGGACATATCGGTAATAATGGATTCCAATGTGGAATCAAAAACCTTGGTTTTCCGATAAATACCAATAAAGATGACTTTGCCATTGTTTTGGATAGTTTAGGGACTTCAGGATATTTTTCTTCTAATAGGGATGGAGGAGATGGCGATGATGATATTTATGCATTTGAACTGCTCTATCCATTGCATT contains:
- a CDS encoding type IX secretion system membrane protein PorP/SprF, with amino-acid sequence MKKILILGVLLLLLVDVKAQQEAMYTHYSFNTLSINPAYAGTRDALTMTGLHRSMWVGFPGAPKTQTFTAHSPVFHENIGLGLTVVNDQIGPTQQTSFSIDYAFRIKVGENAKLSFGLKSGLSFLSNDLSRIHTTEENDPVFQSDYTSDLLPIFGFGLYYYTPKFYAGLSVPRLIKNDFFTNTTYGGVKGNERHYFFIAGAIFSLTSDGRIKLKPTTYIKVSEGAPIEMDLTALFYINDVIWVGPMFRTGDAVGGLAGINITKQLSVGYSFDWSYANTTSKYNDGSHEIMLRYDFIFKDKGKISSPRYF
- a CDS encoding OmpA family protein translates to MVRRIYLSIAFLGIVLVSIAQDTDHIKLKKANDYFDNFSFNKAIEKYKESGDRSLNTLRNLAISYSKIEDYQKAEELFSEIVTIDSSKAEDLFLYASLLEINQKYDEAKNWMELFSLQSPNDKRVISFLENDDYSSFLEDKGQFIIEHLPFNTEHQEFGAVYFQESILFASTRKKMQSIQREWNWNELPYLSLYEVAKEEGGEQWTSVSNFSRKLDKKYHDGPVAFNSNQTKMYLTRNNYGEKSVDGAVKLKLFSSDIDEDGNWSDLEAFPYNSPEYSMGHASITENGEWMYFASDMPGGFGGVDIYKVKINTDGSYGEPINLGEQVNTEANEMFPFIHRSGILFFASDGLSGLGGLDLFYGHIGNNGFQCGIKNLGFPINTNKDDFAIVLDSLGTSGYFSSNRDGGDGDDDIYAFELLYPLHCQKILKGTTLTQTGDTIPNALVSLFSEEGELKESAQSDSIGGYLFIVEADKNYSLRGQKPTYFDGQNTADTYTEEDAIIVDLILRKDIVVLAEIVQINPIYFDFDKFNIRPDAAIELDKIVEVMNKYDSLVVELGSHTDCRGSKSYNEWLSDNRAKASAQYTKERITNPERIYGKGYGEYKLLNDCECEGNVKVNCSEEAHQLNRRTEFRVIKTGTDEVKVESNSSDSFEPLEEEK